The sequence ATTGATCTTATAACCATTCTTTTTTCCTTTAAAGACCCAGCATCATGAATGTGAATCTGCATCACTAAACTGCCTATCATCATCTTTTACTACCTCAAACAGTCTAACAAAATCTTCTATATTTAATTCTTCCGCTCTTAATGTAGGTTTAATGTTAGCTTTTTCAAGTATTGACTGGTCTAACTTTGACCTAATCATTTTTCTTCTATCAGTAAAAAGATGGGAAACAAAGTTTTTATACTTTTTAATGTCTTTTATGTTAAATCTATTATCTGGAATGAGTTTTACAACGGCAGATGTTACTTTCGGTGGTGGTGAGAAAAACCTTGCAGGAACGCTCATAACATACTTAATTTGAAAAAATGTCTGCATAAAAACAGATAAAAATGTGTAAGATTTTGTTTTTGGTTTTGCAATAAGCTTTTCAGCAACTTCTTTCTGTATCATAAAAACACAAAAATCAATAACTTCCATATTAAAAACACAGTTTATCATTATTAAAGAAGCTACGTTATAAGGTAAATTTCCCACTATTTTTATTTTTCTATCTTCAGTAAGTGCTTTAATGTTAACATCAAAAATATCTGACTTGATAAGTTCAAAATTTTTATACTTTTTAAACTTTTCTTCCAGCAATGGATAAAGTGATTTATCTATTTCTACGCTATAGAGTCTATTAGGGTTTCTTCTTAAAATTTCTTCTGTCAAAACGCCAGTCCCAGGACCTATTTCAAGAATAGTATCATCTTCTTTAATATCTATTTCATCAACTATCTTTTTTACAACATCCTGCGATTTTAAAAAATGTTGTCCAAACTGCTTTTTAGCTTTGACTTTGTCCAATCTCTTTACACTTCTCTTTTAGCATATTAATAAATTCTTCTTTTATGTCTTCTCTTTCTAAGGCGTAATCTAATATAGCTTCTAAATAACCTATTTTATTACCTGTATCGTGTCTTACACCTTCTATATTCTTTGAGTATATAACTTCACTTTGTCTTAATTGAATAAGTCCGTCTGTAAGCTGCAGCTCTCCACCCTTACCTATGGGAGTTTCCTTTAAAGATTCAAAAATGTTAGGCGTAAGGACATATCTTCCTATAATTGCTGTATTAGATGGAGCTTCTTCTACTGACGGTTTTTCTACAAGAGTCTCTACTAACTTTATACCATTAATTACTTCTTTTCCTGCAACAATTCCGTATTTACTAACATCTCCTTTTGATACTTCCATAGTTCCTACAACAGATTTTCCAAATTTGTAATAAATATCAATAAGCTGTTTTATACCCGGGTTTCCATCGTTTTTTATAAGTTCATCACCTAAAAGGACTGCAAAAGGCTCATCTCCTACAAGTCTTTCTGCGGTTAAAACTGCATGTCCTAATCCAAGTTGCTCTTTTTGCCTAATATAAACAAATTCAGCCATATTACTTATTTCTCTTAATTTTTCTATTTCCTCTTCTTTTCCTGATTTTCTTAAAACCTGCTCAAGCTCTGGATAATAATCAAAGTAATCTTCAATTGCTCTTTTATGCCTTCCTGTTACGAAAATTATAGTCTCTATTCCAGAGTTTACAGCCTCTTCAACTATGTAGTGGATAATCGGTTTATCTATAAGTGGCATCATCTCTTTAGGTGTGGACTTTGTAGCAGGTAAAAATCTCGTTCCAAAACCAGCTACTGGAATAACTGCTTTTCTAACCTTTTTCACTTTCAAGTCTCCTTAGTACTTCCTGGTAGAATTTAGCCAAATCACCTAAGTTAAGTCTGAATCTGTCTTTATCCATTCTTTCTCCTGTTTTTGCATCCCAAAATCTGCAAGTATCAGGAGATATTTCATCTGCCACTACAATAGTTCCATCACTTTTCTTTCCAAACTCAAGTTTAAAATCTACCAGTATAATATCATGTTTTATAAGCAGTTCTTTAAGTACTTGATTGACTTTAAATGCAAGGTCTTTAATAGTTTTTATGTCTTGGTCGTTGGCAAGGTTAAGAGCAAGTATGTGTTCATAGCAAATTATAGGGTCTCCCAATTGGTCGTTTTTTAGATAAAATTCAATTAAAGGTGGGTTAAACGGTGTTTTTTCAGGAATGCCTAACCTTTTAACTATACTTCCAGTTGCCAAGTTTCTGACCACTACTTCTACTGGTATTATTTTAGTTTTATATGCGAGCATCTCTCTATCTGAAAGCTGTTTTACAAAGTGTGTAGGAATACCATTTTTTTCTAAAATCTGGAAAAATATAGAAGATATTTTGTTGTTAAGTATTCCTTTTCCTTCTATTACATCTTTTTTTTGGGCGTTGAATGCAGTTGCTTCGTCCTTAAAATATATTACCACTTTATCAGGGTCTTCTGTTTGATAAACTATCTTTGCTTTTCCTTCGTATAACTTTTCCAATTTTAAACTCCTATAAGTTTTCTTTTGCTAAGATTGAAAAGTATCTATAATCTTTGTTTTCTTTTATTAGATTAAATATTTTCTCAGCTTCTTGGTAATTCCCTTCTTTTTTATATATTAGACCTAAAGTTGATTGGGCAGATATGTAGTTGTACTTATCCTTGTCAATAGATTTTAAAATCTCTTTTGCTTGGTTGTTTTCATTTTCTTTGAATTTTATATAAGCTATGTATTCTTTAACACCTTCTGAAAGCTGAGTGTCTAATTTTTCTTTCAAATCGTTGGCAGTTTTTTCGTCTTCTTTACCTTCATCTTTTGCAATCATTACTTTGTAAGAGAGTACAACTTTGTAAAAGTTTGTATCTTTGTATTTTTTTTCAAATTCTTCGATTAATTTTTTAGCTTCTTCTTTTTTATCTTCTGATAGTAAATTAGCTATTTTTGATACATACACAGATGCTTTTTCGTTTTCTTCTTGCTTTTTCTTTGAATATAAGTAATATCCTGTTGAGACTATAAACAGGATTACTACAAAAGCTAAAATAAATTTAAGATATTTTTTTACTTTATCCCACAAATGGTAAATCTTATACTCAAGTTCAATATCTACGTCTTTTTCTATAGGCAGTTTTTCTTTACTCATAATCTTCTCCCTTTCTACCTTATTTTATCATATTTTAACTCTGTATTCTAAAGCTTTTGATAGGGTAAAGTCATCTGCGTTTTCTAACACTGAGCCAAACGGAAGACCGTAAGCCAGTCTTGTAATGTTTAAAGGATACTTTTTTAAAAGGTTGTAAATGTAGTTTCCAGTAGCTTCTCCTTCTACCGTTGGGTTTGTAGCTATTATGACTTCTTTTGCCTGATATTTTCTTATTCTTTCTACAAGAGACTTTATGTTTAATTTTTCAGGTCCTATGCCTTCTAAGGGAGATAGTCTACCTCCTAAAACGTGGTAAACACCTTTAAACTTTCCAGTTTTTTCTATGGCATAGGCATCAAAAGACTCTTCTACTACACAAATAGATGTTTTTTCTCTATCTTCAGAAGTACATATAGGACATATTTCTTGGTCTGTGTAGATTCCACACTCTTTACAAGGGTGAACTTTGTCTAACATCTGAGCTATATGTTTTATTAAGTCTACAGTTTCTCCTCTTGGCATCTTTAAAAGGTTTATGGCAAACCTTTGGGCTGACTTTTCTCCATAACTGGGTAAATTTGATATATCTTCTATAACTTTCTGTAAAATCTCTGGAATGTAGTTCAAAATAACCCACCAAATTTAGAGAAACTTGAAGGCAATCCTGATGCTTCTGTTAACTTTTGTGTCATCAACTCTTTTGACCTTTCTGTTGCTTCGTTTACAGCCGATATAAGTAAATCTTTTAAAACTTGATACTCTTGTTCATTTAAAAGGGTTTTATCAATTTCTAAGTCTATTATTTCTCCAAGTCCGTTGCTTACAATCTTTACCATTCCTCCACCAACCTCTACAACTAAATTCTCCTTTTTCAACTCTTCTTTTGCTTTTTCTACATTTTCTTTTATCGTTTGAAACTGTTTCATAAGTTCCGCGAGGTTTCCAAAGTTAAACATCTATTCCTCCTTTTCTTTGTAATTAAGTATTTTTGAACCTGGGAAAAGTTCTAACACTTTATCTACAATTTCATCTCTTTTCTTTTCTTTTTTTTTCTCCTTAGTCGGAGGACATGAAATAAATATATTTTTGTCAGGAAAGTATTTTTTTAGTGTGCTAAGATTTGAATTTAAAATTCCTTCTTGGTCTTTATCTTTTAATTTTATGTAAATACCGTTTTCATCTTGGGTTATTTGAGCTTCTTTTATTATAACTGATATTACTTTCTCGTTTTTTATTATCTGAGATATTATCTTTTCTATTGATTGTTCTTCTTTTTCTTCTATTGATTGTTCTTCTTTTTCTTCTGCACTGTCCTTTGGTTTTTCTGCCAGAGTTTGAGAGGTTGGAGTTTTTTCTTCTTTAACTGAAGTTTGTTTTGATATTTGAATGTTTCCTGACAGAAGTTGCTGAATTGACTTTATAGAATCTAAATAGTTTAGCTTTAATACGTAAACTTGGTATATGTCTTTAGGGTTTATAAATGTTCTTGCTTCTGAAAATGCCTTGTTAAACATATCTTTTATGTAGATGAGAGATTTTAAGTCTTCTTGGGAAAATATCTTGTCTTGGGAAAATATTTCGTCTGGATTTTCCACTACAAGGTTAATAAGGGATTTTTGAAGGTTTGTTAGAAGCTCTTTCCAAAATATGTTGACGTCATAGCCAAGGTCTTCAAGCTCGTCTAACAGTTTTATAAATGGTTGAACTTCTTGATTTTTTATGTAGTTTAATGCTTTTTTAACATAGTTTAAAGGGACTATACCTAATATCTCTTCGACAGCTTTTATCGTTAGTCTTCCTTCTGAGTAAGTGACTGCCTGGTCTAAAAGACTTGCAGAGTCTCTCATTCCTCCTTCTAACTCTTGAGACAATAGCTCAATTGCTTGTTCTTCGTAAGGTATTTTTTCATTTTCTAATATTCTTATTAAGTATGCTTTAATCTGAGCTTTTGTAGGTGGTTTGAATAGAAAAACTTGGCATCTTGATTTTATTGTATCTGGTATTTTATACAGCTCCGTAGTTGCAAGAATAAAGATGTTTTTTGGTGGTGGTTCTTCTAAGGTTTTTAAAAGAGCGTTAAATGCCTCTTTTGTAAGCATGTGAGCTTCGTCTATTATATATATCTTGTACTTACCTTTTAAAGGCTGGTAGTTTACGTTATCTCTGATGGTTCTTATATCGTCTATTCCACGGTTAGAAGCTGCGTCTATCTCGTACATATCTGGGAAAGAACCTTTTTCTATCTCTAAGCAGTTTTCACACTGGTTGCAGGGTTCATAATCTTGAGGATTAAGACAGTTTAAAGTTTTTGCAAGTATTCTGGCTATTGTAGTCTTTCCTACACCTCTCGACCCTGCAAATATGTAAGCGTGGGAAACTCTACCAAGTTTAACTGCATTTTTTAACGTCTTGACCACAAAATCCTGACCTATAACTTCTTTAAAAGACTTTGGTCTATATTTTCTTGAAAATGCCTCGTAAGTCAAGTTTAATCTCCAAAAAGTTATTAATTTATTATATACTATAGCTTTTTTTAATTCAAAAACTTATTAATTAAAAAATAGCTCAATATCAAAATCTTTCAAATAAATCAGTAAAGAGCCTCTTTTATTTTCGATTAAACTTATCTATAATAAGTAAAAATTTTATGTTTAGTAGAAGATTAAATGAGCTATCCTTTATTTATCGGCAAGTTTGAAGATGATTTTTTAGTTTTGACAGACGAGGAGCTTCACCATGCGGTTAAGGTCAGGAGACTGAAAGAAGGAGACAAAATAGAAGTTAACGACCTTCAAGGCAACATATACTTAGGGGAAATATTAAAAATTGAAAAAAACAAAGCATTTGTTAAACCTATTAAAAATTTAGAAATTAAAACTCCAGAATACAAAATAACACTCTACCAGTGTATGCCAAATCAACTATCTAAAATAGATGATATAATTGAGCCTATATCTCAACTGGGAGTAGATAGATTTGTTCCAGTTTTATGCAAAAACTCTGCAGTAAAACAGTCTGATGTAGAAAAAAAGATACAAAAATGGGAAAAAATAGCCTTAAACTCTATAAAACAGTGTAGAAGACTTTATCCAGTAAGTATTGACAAACCTATAAAAATAAGTAATATTAATAGTTATGACGATTTAAAAGTTGTTTTTTATGAAAAAGAATACGCAAGAAAGACCAAAGATTTGATAGAAAAAAGTTATCAAAACTGCAGTATAGTTATTGGAAACGAAGGTGGTTTTGAAGAAGTTGAAATCAAAGAGTTAGTTAGTAAAGGATTTTTATCACTTAGTTTAGGAGACTATATATTAAAAATGGAAACTGCTATAATAGTAGGAATATGTCAAATAAAAATGATTTTAGAGAGGTGAGAAAGATGAAAAAAGTAGTAGCTTTAACACTTGCAGGTTCAATTTTACTGGCAAGCTGTGCTGAGCCTTACAGACCTTCTCAATCAACTTATGAAGGTGGACTAATAGGTGCAGTAACAGGTGCTACAGCAGGAGCAATATTAACAAGTGGAAACAAATGGAAAGGTGGCGTTATTGGTGGTGTAATCGGTGCAATTGCGGGAGCAACTATTGCAGAAATATCTAAAAGAGGTGCAGTAGAAGCAGTTCAATCCGGACAACCTGTAAGATATCAAACAGAAGACGGAAGAGGAGTTTACGAAGCTAAACCTTTAGGGTATGACGCAAAAACAAGATGTCATAAAGTCCAAGAAAAGATATATGAAAATGGAAAACTTGTAAAAGATCAAATTAAAGAGGTATGTGAATCTGAAAAAGTAGAACAAAAATATTAAGGAGCTTTTTATGGGCTTTCCTGTAAATAGGTATAGGAGACTAAGAAAAAACGAAAGTATTCGCCGTTTAATAAGAGAAACAACCCTTACAGTAGATGATTTTATTTACCCAATTTTCATTGAAGATGGGCAAAACATTAAGAAAGAAATACCTTCTATGCCCGGAATCTACAGATGGTCATTGGATAGAATCAATGAAGAACTTGATGAAGTAGTATCTCTCGGCATTCCAGCAGTTTTACTTTTTGGTATTCCTTCCCATAAAGATGAAGTGGGCTCTGACACTTGGAATGATGAAGGTATAATCCAGAGATCAATTAGACATATAAAAAAGAACTATCCAGACCTTTATGTAATAACAGACGTATGTTTTTGTGAATACACATCCCACGGGCACTGTGGTGTCTTACACGACCATGATGTTGATAACGATTTAACTCTTGAAAATACAAGAAAACAAGTTATATCCCACGCAAAAGCGGGAGCTAATATGGTAGCTCCGTCCGGAATGATGGACGGAGTTGTAAAAACTATAAGACAAGCTCTTGACTCTGCTGGATTTTACGATATTCCTATAATGGCTTACTCTGCTAAATACGCTTCCTCTTACTATGGACCTTTTAGAGAAGCTGCTGACTCAACACCTGCATTTGGAGATAGAAGAACTTACCAGATGGATCCTGCAAACAGATTAGAAGCTCTTAGAGAAGTAGCCCTCGATATAGAAGAAGGAGCAGATATCGTAATGGTTAAACCTGCTTTATCTTACTTAGATATAATAAGAGAGATAAGAAATAACTTTAACATTCCTCTGGCAGCTTACAACGTAAGTGGTGAGTACTCTATAATAAAAGCAGCAGGAAAACTGGGATGGATAGACGAGAAAAAAGTGATGATGGAAACTTTAACCTCTATAAAAAGAGCTGGGTCTGACATAATAATCACTTATTTTGCAAAAGAAGCTGCAAGAATACTAAAAAATGGATAAAAAACTTTTACTTATAGACGGGTCTTCTTATTTATACAGAGCTTACTATGCTCTTCCACCTCTTACGGCTCCTGATGGAACGCCAACAGGTGCAATTTATGGATTTGTGAGAATGTTATTAAAACTCTTGTCTACTTTTAACACTCCTTATGTTGCAGTCGTTTTTGACCGTCCAGAAAAAACAGTAAGACACGAAATATACAAAGAGTATAAAGCTACAAGAAAGGAAACCCCAAACGACCTTCAAATCCAGATTCCAAAAATAAAAGAGATAATTAAACTTTTAGGAATAAAAATATTAGAAATACCCGGATACGAAGCTGACGATATTATAGCTACTTTAGCGAAAAAAGCAGAAAATCTTGGTTTTGAAGTTATTATAGTAACTCCAGACAAAGATATGAACCAGCTTATAGACCAGCATATAAAAATATTTAACCCAATGAAAGAAGAAATAGTAGATAATCAAAAAGTTAGTGAAAAATACGGAGTTAGTCCTCAGCAGTTTATAGATTACTTAATTCTTGTAGGAGACAGTATAGATAATATTCCCGGAATAAAAGGAGTAGGACCTAAAACAGCAGCTTTATTGCTTCAAGAGTTTGGAAGTATAGACAAAATATTAGAAAATAAAGATAAGTTAAAAGGAAAACTAAAAGAAAGTTTTACAGCTGTATCAAAACAAGACGTAGAATTGAGTAAAGCTTTAGTAAAATTACATCAAGATATTGACATTCCGCTGGAATTAGAATCGTTAAAAAAAGATAAACCTGATTTGGTAAAATTAAAAGAAATTTTTGAAAAATTAGGATTTAAATCATTGATAAAAGAGATAGATAAACCTAATTTAGAAAAAAAACAGCAAATAACGCAAAAAAGTTTATTCTAATGGCTACTTTTACAGAAAAAGACTTAATAGAAAGATTAAAAAAACACTATCCACAACCTTGGATAGATTTAAAGTTTGAAAACCCTTACCAATTAACAGTTGCAACTATTTTAGCAGCACAATCTACAGACAAAAAAGTAAATCAAATAACACCTATTTTCTTCAAAAAGTTTCCTACACCTCAAGACGTTGCAAAAGCACATTTGGAAGAGATAGAAGAGATAATTAAATCGGTAAACTACTATAAAAGAAAAGCAAAATTAATTAAAGAATGTTGTCAAAAAGTTGTCCAAGAGTTTGAAGGAAAAATCCCAGATAATATGGAAGACATTTTAAAACTTCCGGGGATTGGAAGAAAAACTGCAAGTGTAATTTTAGTAAATGCATTTAACATACCAGCTATAGTTGTAGATACTCACGTTATTAGGGTAGCAGTCAGTAGACTTAAAATATCAAATGGAAAAACTCCTGAAAAAATAGAAAAAGATTTAGCGAAATTTTTTTCAAAAGAAAATTGGATTTACATATCAAAAGCTTTAGTTTTGTTTGGAAGGTATATATGTACCGCTAAAAATCCAAAATGTAAAGAATGCTATCTTGTAGATATATGCCCTTACGAAAAAAAGAACCTGTGAGGTGGTAAGATGGAAAAAGTAATTCCTGTAATTGAAAGACTAAAAAGAGAAGAAAAAGATATACTTATATTTACTCACGAAAATCCTGACGGAGATGGAATTGGCAGTATGATAGCTCTTTATCTATTTTTAAAAAAGTTGTGTAAAAATGTAACTATGGCAATGAAAGACGATATTCCATACATTTACAACTTTTTACCTTCTGTAAACGAGATAAAAAAACTACCGATAAATCATAAATTTTCAGTAGCTATTCTTGTAGATGCAGCCCATAGAAGAAGGTCTGGAACAGAAGTGCAAGCACATGAACTTATCAGAATAGACCATCATGTTGGAGGAGAGTTTGAGAGTATATACGATTGTATAGATGATTACAGCCCTTCAACTACAGCTTTAGTTGCAGAGATACTTAGGAACTGGGATGAATCCCTGATAGATAAAGATATAGCAACCTGCCTTTACACTGGACTTATTACAGATACAGGATCTTTCAAATACAATAACACAACATCAAAAACCTTTGAGATAGCCAAGTTTTTAACAGAAAAAGGAGCTGACCCTTATTACATATCAAAGATGATTTTTGAAAGAAATAAACTAAACGTAATGCTGCTCCTTCAAAAAACTTTATCAACACTACAGTTATACAATAATAATCAGATTGCTGTTTTGACAGTGTTTAGAGATTTTTTAAATGAAACACAAACAACAGAGGAAGACACAGAAGGCTTTGTAAACTTTGCAAGAAGTATAGAGAGTGTTAAAGTTGCAGTTATTATGATTCAAAGAGAAGATTTAAAAACTTGGAGAGTATCTTTAAGAGGAAAAGGTGAGGTTGACGTTCAAGAAATTGCAAAATACTTTGGCGGTGGAGGACACAAAGACGCAGCAGGATGTAGAATAATAGGAGACTATGAAAAGGTAAGAGAAAGTCTAATTGAGAAGATATCAGAAAAGATAATTAAGAAAGTGAAAACTATTAATTAAAATTATTGTTTAGATTCTTTTTCAAATTTCTTTACCGAAATTTCTGACCTTGTACCTAAAAATACATAAATACCTAAAGATATCAAAACAAAACCAACAGATACAATTATACCTATTGAGTAGATTAATTTTGAAGGGTCTGAAATTGTAAATTTAAACACAAGCATTAATGCCTCAATAGATATAGCTATAATTATAGATGCTAAAAATCTTGTTAAAGTTTTTCTAATCTCAGAATGTCTTCTTGGATCTTTATATAAAAGAACTTCTTCTTCAAAAATCGTTTTTGATAAATCAAATATTGCAATAGCAAGTGTAAAGAGGATTACAGATTTAAAAATGTGCTCTGGATTTGAATCTATAACAAAGAGATTTAAACTACCCCATAAAGCAAGTTTAACACTTATAAATCCTAAGAAAATACTGAAAATTGTATAAAATACTTTTGTAACTTTCTCAAATCTATCTTTTGCATAAAAATACTTATCAGAATGCAAAAGTGCTATTAAGTCTATATCAAAACATAGTATTTTTTTTATTGACTCATTTTCATCTTTTATAGGAATTGCGATTGTAGCGGTTACTTCTGAACTGGATAAAGATCTGTAAGGTTTTGTTACTATACATTTTTTCTCCTTGATTGCTTCTAAGAAGTAAGGTCTTGAGGATCTGTCCGCACCTTTTCCAAATCTGGTTATTCTTTTTGCATATAAAGGATTTATAACATTATCTATTATCTGAATTCCTGCATTATCTAAAACATAAAAAAGTTCTATGAAAGGGAATGAAACAAAAAGATTTTCGTGAAATAATTCATCTTCATAATTTTCGTATCTTTCTACAAAATTTTTAAGCTCATCACATAAAATATTTTTCATTTCACTTAAAATAAGTTCAAACTTTTCCATACTTTGATACCTCGTGAAATTTTTATCTTTTATATAGGCAAAATTTATGCCAACTTTTTATAGGTATAAAAGATTAAGAATTTATTTTCTATGCATTAAAATATAACTTTCACCTCATAAAGTTGCATAAAAAGAATGCATTAAAAAGGAAGGATTGTATAAGTAAATAAGATACTGTTTTTAAAAATTCTTATTTTTAAATTACTTAATATAATTGGCATATTTATTGATTAATTATTTTTAGGTATTAAATGAGGAGGTTTAACAATGAAAAAGGTTGAGGCGATTATTAAACCATTTAAGTTGGAAGAGGTTAAAGATGTTATTGCTAGCATTGGAATTTTTGGTATGACTGTGTCGGAAGTTAAAGGATTTGGTAGGCAGAAGGGACATACAGAGCTATATAGAGGAGCGGAGTATGTAATAGATTTTCTTCCAAAGATAAAATTAGAGATAGTTGTAGATGATGAGATGGTAGAAAAAGTTGTTGAAGCTATCGTATCGAGTGCAAGAACGGGAAAGGTTGGAGATGGGAAAATTTTTATTACCCCTGTAGAAGACGTTATAAGAATTAGAACAGGAGAAAGAGGAACAGAAGCTTTATAAAAAATTAGGAGGTGCTGTAATGAAAAAATTAACTTTTATGTTAGGGATGTTTATTCCGATTTTAACATTTGCTAACGAAGTACAAAAAATTGACTCTGGAAATACTGCTTGGATGATTGTTGCTACTGCATTAGTTATGCTTATGACTCCCGCAGGTTTAGCTTTATTTTATGGTGGTATGACAAGGTCTAAGAATATTCTTAACACTATTGCTATGAGCTTCTTGGCATACTGTATTGCGTCTATTATCTGGATTTTTTGGGGGTATACACTAGCTTTTGGAACAGATATATTTGGAATAATTGGGAGTTTAGAGCATTTCTTTTTAATGGGCATATCTGTAAATGATATATGGTCAACAGGAAATATACCAACGCTACTTTTTGTTGTTTTTCAGATGACTTTTGCAGCAATTACAGTTGCATTAATGAGTGGTGCGATTATAGAAAGAGTAAAGTTTCAATTTTGGTTATTATTTGTAGTTTTTTGGCTTACTTTTGTTTATTCTCCAATCGCTCATTGGGTATGGGGAGGGGGATTTTTATTTAAGTTAGGTGCTTTAGATTTTGCAGGTGGAACAGTAGTTCACATAAACGCTGGTATTGCTGGTTTAGTTTTGGCTTTACTGATAGGAAAGAGAAAAGACTATGGAAAAAAAGTAATTTTACCTTCTTCAGTAGTTCTTACAGTATTGGGAGCTGTTTTACTATGGTTTGGATGGTTTGGATTTAATGCAGGTAGTGAGCTTGCAGCTGATGGTATCGCAGCAAATGCATTTTTAGTTACTAACACTGCAGCTGCATTAGGTGCTATATCATGGATGATAACAGAATGGATAATTTACAAAAAACCTACACTCCTTGGAGTTGCTTCTGGAGTTGTTGCTGGTTTGGTAGCTATAACACCCGCAGCTGGTTTTGTTGATGTATTTGGTAGTGTAGTCATAGGTATTATATCTGGGATAATTGGTTTTATAGGTGTATTCTGGCTTAAAAAGAAATTAGGATACGATGATTCTTTAGATACATTTGGAGTCCATGCTTTAAACGGTATATGGGGAGCTATTGCAACAGGTATTTTTGCAAATCCTTCGGTTAACCCTGCAGGAAAAGGATTACTTTATGGCAATTTAACTCAAGTTTTAATCCAAATAGAAGCTGTTTTAGTAACAATTGTCTATACTGCAATTTTGACAGGGATACTGTATTTTGTAGTATCGTTAATTACAAAAGGTGCAAGAGTAGATGACGAGTCAGAAACAGCAGGACTTGATGAAACTATTCACGGAGAAAGAGGATTTGAACTTTAATAAATTTTTAGGAGGTGCTATTATGAAAAAGTTATTATCCTTAACATTACTTACATCTGTAGCAGTAGCAAATGCAGGACAAATAACAGTTTTAAACAGCGATATAGAGTTTAGCGGAGGTTTGACAACAGGATACTTTTATTCAAACAATACAGGCTCATCTAATCACGATAACTTTAAAGTCAGTAATTTTATTATCTCTCTATCTTCACAGCCTAAAGATGGAGGAATAGGATTTAACACAATGTTTGGTAGTATACTACTACCAACTCTCTATGATGGAGGTATAACAGACAATAAAGCAATTTTAAATAAAAATTTTGGAGTTTTAGCAGGATACCTTACATACCTTCCCTTCGAAAATCTCTCTGTAGATGTAGGATTACTGACAACTAATATTGGATATGAGATAGCAACATCATTTTCAAATCCTAATATAACTTACGGTAGCGTTTTTTACGCAGAACCTTTTATCTATCCTGGTATTAGAATTACTTATTCTTATAAAGATTTTAAATTTTATGGAGAAGTTAACAAAGATAAAGGATACTTAGACGG is a genomic window of Sulfurihydrogenibium subterraneum DSM 15120 containing:
- a CDS encoding outer membrane beta-barrel protein, whose protein sequence is MKKLLSLTLLTSVAVANAGQITVLNSDIEFSGGLTTGYFYSNNTGSSNHDNFKVSNFIISLSSQPKDGGIGFNTMFGSILLPTLYDGGITDNKAILNKNFGVLAGYLTYLPFENLSVDVGLLTTNIGYEIATSFSNPNITYGSVFYAEPFIYPGIRITYSYKDFKFYGEVNKDKGYLDGSTSLPTSGAYAVGTLGTLYGINYALSYYDYTAYKNLINLVLSKSLNQNLDVALNMDYQWLDNTAKQQGHDKYGYGIAFYIIPKMENISFPIRIEYIKDGSKGKESGIYNNVASGYSFTITPTFKPSKNTYIRIETSYFKTDNKIFTDKSGNPKDSKMSEAVELGILF
- a CDS encoding ammonium transporter, which translates into the protein MKKLTFMLGMFIPILTFANEVQKIDSGNTAWMIVATALVMLMTPAGLALFYGGMTRSKNILNTIAMSFLAYCIASIIWIFWGYTLAFGTDIFGIIGSLEHFFLMGISVNDIWSTGNIPTLLFVVFQMTFAAITVALMSGAIIERVKFQFWLLFVVFWLTFVYSPIAHWVWGGGFLFKLGALDFAGGTVVHINAGIAGLVLALLIGKRKDYGKKVILPSSVVLTVLGAVLLWFGWFGFNAGSELAADGIAANAFLVTNTAAALGAISWMITEWIIYKKPTLLGVASGVVAGLVAITPAAGFVDVFGSVVIGIISGIIGFIGVFWLKKKLGYDDSLDTFGVHALNGIWGAIATGIFANPSVNPAGKGLLYGNLTQVLIQIEAVLVTIVYTAILTGILYFVVSLITKGARVDDESETAGLDETIHGERGFEL
- a CDS encoding P-II family nitrogen regulator; translation: MKKVEAIIKPFKLEEVKDVIASIGIFGMTVSEVKGFGRQKGHTELYRGAEYVIDFLPKIKLEIVVDDEMVEKVVEAIVSSARTGKVGDGKIFITPVEDVIRIRTGERGTEAL